The Candidatus Margulisiibacteriota bacterium DNA window ATTTTTAATTAAAAAAGGTATAACTTTTGATCTTGATGAAATAAGTCCGACTAATCCCCTCACCTCTGCCATTCACAAAAATAATGTTGATATCATCTTGCTGCTTGTCAATAAAACGGGGCCAAAACTAAGCAAAGAAGAAATCCTGCCCATACTGGATATGTTTAAAGACCACCCGGATATAGTCCAACTGAAAATAGCAGACCTTAAACAAAGCAAAAAACAAGGGGGATCGGCTGACAATTCTGTTTTTTTTCAGGCTGCTGCAAAAGGCGATATGCAGACGGTCGAACAGCTGATAAATACTCAGCAGATTGACAAAGATGCTCAAGACGATCAGGGGAAAACAGCTTTAATGCTGGCAGCCGAAAACGGACATCTGAATCTGGTTAAACTGTTAGCAGATAATGGAGCAGATTTAAATGCTGTGGATCAGAATAATGAAACTGCTCTAATTCTCGCAGCAAAAAAAGGGTATTTATTGATAATAATCTATCTTCTTGACCATAAAGCTGATTCTACTCTGCGCAACTTAAACGGTCTGACCGCTTTTCTTGAAGCGATCATGAATGATCAGGATGACGCGGCACACAAAATATTCGAAAAGACCAAAGAAAAAATCGGTCCTACAGACCTGAAAAAAGCTATAGAAGTTTCCGACAAAAAAAATAATAAAAACACTACAGACTGGCTGAAAGACACATTATCCGACAAAAAACCTATAATATCTGAGGCTTCCTTACAGAAAAAAAATAATAAATTACAGATTGCAAAACCCTCAGAATCGAAAGTTGAAAAGCCGGTTGGCAAAGATACAAAAAATCAAGCTAAAAATAAAGAAATATTATTGGCTGCTCTGGGAGAAACAAAAAATAAAAAAATTCTTGATATAATTAAAACCAATAACGGAGATATCAATGGCCATGATAAAAACGGACAGACTCCTCTTATGCTAGCTGCCGCCAATAATGATATACAAATTATAACTCTATTAATCCAGGACGGAGCGAACATAAATATTCTTGATTTGGACGGCAATACAGCTCTTATGATCGCGGCTCTTAACGATAATGCGCAGGCTATAAGGACATTATCTCAATATAATGTGGACATTAACGCAAAAAACAAGAATGGACAAACCGCTCTGATGATTACCGCTTTATATGACAAAACAACCGCCATGCGAGAACTGATCAAACTTGGGGCAGATTTGAACAAAACAAACAATAACGGACAATCCGCTTTGGTATTCGCAGCATATCAGAACAATGAAAACGCTGCCAGGATTCTTTTGGAAGCCGGAATTGATAAAAACCTGCGCGACACTTATGGGTTTACAGCCATGGACTGGGCTAAACGCAGAAACAATCAGAATATAATCAACCTATTGAACTCCTGAACTGACAAGAAAAAAATCTGAAACTATATCGGTTTCAGTCCGATATATAACATAGTATTTAGTATAAATATAATTATCAGAGCTTAACATGTTTAATAAAATAATCTCAACGACCACGGATTCATTAATTAAGGATCAGCAAAAACAAATTGAACATTTGCAGAATATTATTAATTCTCAATCACAAACCATAACTGAACAGAATTCTCAAATTTCAATTCTGGGTAAAGAAATTGATGATCTGATAACCAATACTCCCGGCTATCATTTTCACGGGTTCAGGGACGGAAGCATAATTATAAGAGACAAAAAAATAGTTGAACTTAGCGGCTATAATATGGAGGACTTCAACTCAAAAAAAATAAAATGGACAGATCTGGTTATTGCTGAAGATCGACTGACATTCAAACAGACGCTCATTAACGCTCTAAAAAACGGAGAACCATATATCAGGGAATACCGTATTCGCTCAAAAAACGGAGAAACCCACTGGATACAAGAAAGAGGAGTAATTACCCAAACTCAGAATAAAGATTTCATTGTTGACGGGATTTTTTTTGAAATTACTGAAAGAATGCTGGCCAGACAAAAAATTATAGCTAATGAGATAAAACTTAATTTTGTATTTAATAATCTGTCTTCAGGAATTCTTTTGTTTGACAAAAATACAGGTAATTTTCATAGTAACAGAGTATACAGGGAAATATTTGATTTGGAACAGGATATGGAAATAGCTGATTTCCCTTGCGTTTTCTGGGTAGACAGGATGATACACGATGAGTTTCACAATATACTAAACCAAAACAAAAAAATATTTAATTTTGAAAGCGAAATCAGAACTGCCAAAGGTGAAATAAAATCAGTCACTTGCTCTGCATTACAGGAAAACGGCTGGTTGTTGATGTCGTTTACCGATATTACAAATCAAAAAATAATCAGTCGTCAAAAACGACTTATTGAAACGCATGAGCGATTGAAGCTGATGACCGGAGGTCTGTCACATGATTTCAATAATCTGCTGGCTGTGTTGATGGGAAATTTAGAGTTGGCCATGTTAAATTTGCCTGAAAATAATTTTCTTGCAGAAGCTTTAATTGTTACCGATAAAATGTCGGAAATCGTAAGGCAGCTGCTCAGAATAAGTATTCCCAAATATATGACCAAAATAAATGAAGTAAACCTTACAGCAGTGATGAACGATGTGTTGGACTCCATTGCGTCGAATACAAAATATCCGGATGTACACATCAATATAAAATCAGTCGAGACAAATCCTTCCGTTAACGCTGATTCCGGTCAGATCAAAAAAATATTTAAAACAATTATAGAAAACTCACTGGACGCTCTGGGAAAAAACACAACAGACAAAAAAATAAAATCTCTATTGATTAATATATCTCAAGTTTCACTGAATATAAATCAGATTGATGTGCTGTTAAGGACTAACCTTGAAGCTAATAAAATGCTGCTGGCCGATGATATCAAATCTGGCAATTATATAAAAATAACAATCACGGACAATGGCTCCGGTATAGAAACAAAAAATATCAAAAAGATATTTGATCCCTACTTCTCAACAAAAGAAAGAGGTCAGCAGAGAGCAATGGGCCTTAATTTAACAGAAACCGGTTTATTAATACTGGCAAATAAAGGTTTTATCTGCTGCAGAAGCAGAATCGGACAAGGAACGGTATTTGATATCTATTTTCCGGTGGTTGTATAGATTTTCATCATTTAGATGGATTATTCAATAAAATAAAAAGAATGGAAACGTTCTTTTATTTATAATTAATTAAAGATAAAATTAACACAGAACCATCAGGAGTGTAAGAAACAGACTATTATGAAGCTGCCTTTAAAATCTGACAAAAATAAGTTTTCTTTTTTCATTATAGATGATTCCATGTCAATTACCAAAACCTTAAAAGAAATGATTGAAAGTTTTGAAGGAAAATATATCGGCAATGCTTCCAATTCTACTGAAGCCTTTTCACAACTTGTGAAATATATTAATGAAATTGATTTTATACTGCTTGATATCCTGATGCCTGATATCAGCGGACTGAAGATAATTCCGGCTATCAAAACAATTAATCCCAATTTTAAAATTATAATGCTTAGCGCCTTAAGTTCTCCGGCCAATATTCAACAAGCCATATCCCTTGGCGCATCACATTTTATTGCCAAACCTTTTCGTGTTGATCAATTTTTCAACGTAATAAAAACTCTCTGTGAATCTTCAATTAAGGATTCCAACACTTCTATCCACGAAACAAAGAAAGATTTTACCAAAATCCACGCTCTGATAATAGAAGATTCCAACCTTTCTGCCAACTTTATCCGAACAAAACTGGAATCGCTGGGTTGCAAAGTTGTTGGGATAGCTCATCGCGGACAACAAGCCCTGGATATTTTGAACAAAGTACCCAGCATCAATCTGGCAGTATTGAGCATGGTTCTGCCTGATATGGATGGGCTCTCCCTGATTATCAAAATAAATATGTTTGATCCTGACATCAAAATTATCATGTTTTCCGCTAAAGATGACGCCAGATCAATTGAAAAAACCAAAGAACTGGGTGTGGACTATTATATTTCCAAATCGAATTTTACAGACCGTCAGTTGTATGAAGCTCTTTATGAACTTTTTACAGACCTCTAAGCTGTTGTTCAGCTAACCGCTTTATAATACTTCATAGCTTCCGGTATAAATTTTTTGATATCTTCCATCCTGGTTGTGTCTGAAGGATGAGTAGACAAAAATTCAGGAATTTTTGCGGTTCCAGCCTTATTCATTGCATCCCAGAAATAGATTGCAGCTTCCGGATTATATCCGGCTCTGGCCATTAATATCAGCCCTATCCTGTCAGCTTCAGTTTCCTGCAATCTGCTGTATGGTAAAAGTACTATTACCGATGAACCCAAACCATAAACCGTATTATAAGCATTTTTTATTTCAGGTGAATTTTTTTCTATGGCTTTATTCAGCAGATCACTTCCCATACTGACGAGCAGTTCCTGAGACATTCTTTCATTACCATGCTGAGCAAGAGCATGAGCGATCTCATGCGCCATCACAACCGCTAGCTGAGCTTCTCCCTTAGCTACATGCATAATACCGGAATAAACAGCGATTTTCCCGCCCGGAAGACAAAAAGCATTTATAACTGCATCATTTTTTATCAAACAAAACTCCCAGTCAAAATATTTGCTGCGGTCCTGCATATTCATATCCTGCAGGCTTTCATCCGCAGCCTTGACGAGACGGTTACCCACCAGCATAATTTCCTGCCAATCACTACCACTGGTTATGATATCTGACGTTGCCTTGATCTCTTTATAAGACTCTTCACCCATTTGCATCATTTTATCCTCGGGGATCAACAAAGCCCTGGACCTGCTGGTGTACATTACATCATTACATCCCAGCAAGGCAAAAATACTGATAAAAATTGAAACCAGCGCAAATTTTTTTAAACAAGTGACGATTGTCATTATATCACCCTCCCTTTTCAATTTAGATTATGCTACTATATCCAGCACTCTACGTGCAATTGATTTTATTTTTAAGGACAATGCAATAATATCCAGTAAAAGTCCTCTCCAATGGCCTGTTTTTATCAGAATATTCAAGATTTGGCGATGTCTTCTGTTGTATTTAATTGTCCCAGCCATTTCCAAGCTGATATCAGCAACACCGGAGATGATTTGACGAGCAGCTTCCTGCCCTGATATAAGCGCCTGATATATACCCTCTCCTGTGAAGCCTGAAGCCAGCCCGGCAGCGTCGCCCGTTAAAAAGATATTACCGAATACATGTCCTTTGTAATCATAATTTATAGGGAACACTTCAAACCTGGCTCCAGTTGTATTAATTTTATTATTTTTCAGCCAGATATGAAAATTTCTTTTACACTCTATAGTAGATAAAACCTTAGGATCACTACCGCATCCTATGGAAACATAATCTTTATGAGGAAAAATCCAGGCATACCAGGCTTTAAACAATTTTGAATCATAATAAATTTCAAAATTACGGTATTTTTCAGAACAAACAAGATACTGCATGGCCATTCCTGTTATGGAATTTTTCAGTCCCAGAAATTTTCGAACCGACGAGTTCGAACCATCAGAGCCAACAAGCCACTTGTACTTAATACAATAATTCCTGTTTGTTGTAACGTATTCTTTATTTATAGCTGTAACCAATGTTTCTGTTCGTAAAGTTATGTTGTTGTTTTGCTCCAGACGGCTGAGCATCCATTGCCCGAGATTTTTACGGTCAATTGTATAGGCGAAGTTTCGTTGAAATTTTATTTTTGTATGAATATGAGGTGTATTGAAATATATTGTATCATATGAAAAATCCAGTTGTTCAGAAGGAAATCGCAGATAATCCAGAGTTTTTTGTGTAAAACCACCTGCACAGACCTTGGGTCCGATTGTTTTATTTTTTTCCAGAACCAGAACCTTGAGACCGCTATTTATTAAATGATAGGCACAATTTAGCCCGGCCGGTCCGGTCCCGATAATAATTACATCAAATTTTTCCATAATTTTCTTTCATTATAAAAGGTCCATTGAAAAAATTATATACAAATCTCGATATGTTATAATAAAAATAACAGGAGGTGATTATATGTCCAGAAAATTTATGGAAATAGCGATCGGAATTTTCTTCCTGGTCGTATCTTGCCTGGTGATCTATAACGGAATTGCCGCACACAAAGTGCTGGGAAACCTGAACAAGGTAATTATACAGCAGGTAAAGTAATTATTGGAAAACAGTAATTTCCTTTAACATATACCTGAAAGTATAATAAACAATCACTATCAGCACATGGATGAAAAGAATTCCCAGAATTATCATAAAAAAAACAAATGTTTTTTTAAGTGTATAGCGCAGTTTCCAGATAATTATGCTAAGGAATAAGCCGCTCAGGATAACCATAGTGAGCAAAATAGGGCCATGTTGAGTCTTTAAGGCTGGTATTTGAAACAAGGTAAAAGTTACAAATGCAAAAAGAAGAATGAAAACAAAGCTGCGTTTAACTACAAATTTCGCGGTCCTTGTGCTGATATGTTTCAACTTTAAATTGATAGGAACCAATAAAAAATAACGCCAGTAAAGCATTTCCTTTTCAAAAAAAGAATAAATCCTATTTAGCACAAAATTCTCCTGTTCCTGTTTTCTTATAACATTATTTCATTATAATGATTTATATAAATTTATAAAGGTTCATAATGCATGTGGCTAGCTTCTTTTGTCTGGCGTTATTATTTTTCACAATGCTGTTACTAGCCTGATTTTTATATTATAATTAAATTTATGAAAAAAATTATTATAACCGGTTTTTTGTTAATCACTTTACTATTTTTGATTGGATGTGAAGAACAGCAATTTATTGTACTTAACGCCAAACAAGCTGATATTGAAGCACAATTTATAGATTTCGTAGGTATCAGCGGTTACAAAATTACCTACAAAAATATGGATAGAGGATTGTTCAGAATAAAAAAAGGAACAGAAATTATTCCCGAGACCAAAACTACTATGATGAGAACTATAATTGCAACCTCTAACTATCCGGATTTCTCCACAGAATATATGGACCTGGCTTTTCAGGATAAACAAATTATCGATACTCGGAAAATAACGCAAAAAAGTGAACAGCAACGCAGAACTATAGCATTTGCCATCAGCATTACCCAGCAACAGGAGAATGTTTTATTAACACCCATATCTCAGGATGATATGTTTTCCGGCGATGATGTCCGCAAATTTGCCGATCAACTTGAAAAAGCAGGATATCAGGTAGGCCTAATAAAAAAGCAGTAAAATACCCCTTGACGACAGCGGACATTCAGCAGCTGTGTCCATTTTAAGCGATTTAGTAAACGCCTTATATATCAAGACGTAAACAAAATAAACCAATAAATATCGATGCAAGTTTCCTGCATATCTTACCGATAATAAAGTATATTGAATAAATGAGGGGGGTAAGCAAATGATTCAAGATATTATGGAAACTATAGTTTGTACATGTGAAGGTAAGGTTGCCAAGATTGAATACAGTATAGATTTCAGTAATTATTACCTTGACCTCAATCTTAGCCTGAACTAGTTACCACCGTTAATGCTCCGGTAACTCTATTTCTGCTTTACTGTTTTTTTTATCAGTTTTCTCATCCTCTTTGATATAAACTGTTCTGACAGGAAATGGTATTTCGATATCATACTTCCTGAATCTTTTATGTAAGCGTTTGATAAACTCATGCTTTATCAGATACTGATCCACAAATTCCCTGATCCTGAGAATAACCGAAAAATTTATACTGAAATCATCGAATTTATTATACCTTACAAAAGGTTCAAAAGAAGGAACACCACCCTGAATTTCTTTCATTATTTCTTTAGCTGTTTCAATGGTCACTTTTTCAACTTTATCCAGATCACTACTATAACTGACTCCCAAGTCTATAACCAAAGATAATTCCTTCTCCGGCAAATGATAGTTAGTAATAATAGCCGTAGCTACTTTGTTATTCGGAACAATTATATGATTATTGGCCAGGGCCCGGATAACGGTATTGCGCCAGGTTATATCCATAACATAGCCTTCTTCGCCGGAGTCCAGTTTTATATAATCACCAGGTTTAACCTTGCGTGAAAGGATCAGATAGATACCGGAAAACAGGTTGGACAAGGTGTCCTGTAAAGCCAGTGCCACGGCCAAACCACCTACTCCCAGAGCGGTCAGTATAGGAGTTATGGAAAGCCCAAGTGACTGGAGTATGATCAGAGCGCCAATTACATATACCAATAACTGTGAGAGATTGGAAAGTATGGAAATTGAGGGAACAATACTTTTATTTTTGGAACTGTATAAATAAAAAAATGCAGCCGTTATTCTGGCCAGTATCCAGGTAAAAACCAGGATAATGAGAGCCATAACCAAATTCTGTATGGCATTAAGAATATTTGCTTCAAAGCGCAGAGATAATGTCGCCAGATATAAACCACAAACGCTTATTAGTATAAAAGATTTGCCTTTTAAGACACCCAGAATAATGTCGTCGCCTTCCCACTTTGTTTTTGCGGCGATAACCTGAAGCTTGTTGAGAAATACTTTTTCAAAAATAAAAGCAATGAATAGCGCAACCAAAAAAGTAACGCTAAATGCGATATAGGGTTCGACAACAAGAAGTAACATTTTATACACGAATAGTCCTCCCTGAAAATTCAATACTATGTTATCTTAACCAATTCTTTTTTATTGGACAACTGAAATTTTTACCTCGCCTGATATTAATCATCACCTTAATGTCTTATAAACGAATACCCGATTTGTTTTTCTGATTATATCGCCTGTCATTTTGTTGCGATTATAAAAAAAGCACCGCGTTATGCGGTGCTTTTTTTATTCAATTATTCATTAAATTTTATTAGAAGCCTATACTTACTCCAAATCTGTAGAACAGACCGCTTCTATCAACTCCGCTTAAATCAATTTTACCTGCGCCGACCTGATCATCAATTGCTTTTTGAGCATCAACCAATTTGATCAGATAACCTAATTGTGCGAAACCTGAAATTAAAGGTAGTATATCCTGTTTATATTCACCGAAAACTCCACCGTATACTCCACCAGGGAAGCTGACATTATTACCGGCAACTTTACCAGTAAGTAAGTCTGCCATTACATTAACACCCCAATTGACACCCATAAGGCCAAAAGGAAACTTTACCTGCAATTCTATCGGCAATGAACTGAATTTAAATGTTCCCGCAGACCAGGTCTGGCCTCCGTAGGAAAAACCGGATGACACATTTATATCGGTATCACCTAATTGGCTGATTAATAATGATGTAGGGAAAAATGGTATCAATGGAAAATCAAGACCAAGGCCTACGCCTGTTCCTTTGGCAAATCCTGTGTAAACACCCTGAACCTGCAGCAGAGAAAACGACGGAGCTGCCAGAACTACCATGAGCACACTTGCTAAAACGAACTTTTTTAAACCTCTCATAACACCCTCCTTTTTATGATTTATGGCTCTAGCCATAGGTTGTTATTATACTAATGGACACATAAACATTTGTAAAGCTAATTTTTTACGTTATCTGGTCAAATGCCTGTATTTAATGCGATGCGGCTGGTCGGCATCTGTACCTAAACGTTTTTTTCGATCATCTTCATAATCCGTAAAATTTCCTTCAAAAAATCTAACTTTACTGTCACCTTCAAAGGCCAGGATATGTGTAGCAATACGGTCAAGAAACCAGCGATCATGGCTGATAACCACCGCACAACCGGCAAAATTTTCCAGAGCGTCTTCTAACGCCCGGATTGTATTAACATCCAGATCATTAGTAGGTTCATCCAGTAACAATACATTTGTGCCTGCCTTAAGAACTCTGGCCAGATGCACACGATTACGTTCTCCGCCGGAAAGCATGCTCATCTTTTTTTGCTGATCAGCACCCGAAAAATTAAAACGCGACACATAAGTTCTGGAATTCATCTCTTTTTTACCGAGGTTGATGATTTCGCTGCCTTCTGAAATAATTTCCCATACGGATTTATTGGGGTCCAAAATATCACGGCTCTGGTCCACATATCCCAGTTTTACAGTCTCCCCTATTTTTATTGATCCTTCATCAGGTTTTTCCTGCCCGGTTATGATACGGAACATGGTTGTTTTTCCCGCGCCGTTCGGACCGATTACCCCTACTATGCCACCGGCCGGAAGAGAAAAAGTGATATCTTCTACTAGAATCTTGTCACCAAAAGCTTTGCAAACTTTATTGAACTCAATTACTGTCGAACCCAGTCTGGGGCCGGGCGGAATATAAATTTCCAGCTCTTTCATTTGCTTTTCAGCTTCCTGGCTGAGAAGTTTTTCGTAGGCGCTGATTCGAGCCTTAGATTTGGCCTGCCGGGCCTTTGGCGCCATACGCACCCATTCCAGCTCACGCTGCAGGGTCTTTTGCCGTTCTGTTTCAGATTTTTCTTCGGTCTTCAGACGAGCCTGTTTTTGCTCCAGCCAGGAGGAGTAATTTCCCTTCCAGGGAATCCCCTCTCCTCTATCCAGCTCCAGTATCCAGCCCGCAACGTTGTCAAGAAAGTAACGATCGTGAGTTACAGCAATAACCGTGCCTTCATAGCGCCGCAGATGCTGTTCCAGCCAGGCCACAGATTCCGCATCCAGATGGTTGGTAGGTTCATCCAAAAGAAGAATATCAGGCTTTTTCAGCAACAATCTGCACAAAGCTACCCTGCGCCTCTCACCTCCGGAAATAACTTTAACCAATGTATCTCCGGGCGGGCAGCGCAAGGCATCCATAGCCATTTCCAGCTTGGAATCGATGTCCCAGGCGTCAAGCGCGTCAAGTTTTTCCTGAACTTCACCCTGCCTGGCCAGCAGCTTATCCATTTCAGCATCGGATAAAGTTTCACCGAACTTTTCGTTAATCTGATTATATTCATCCATCAAATTTACCAGTTCCTGCATGCCTTCGCTGACGATTTCCTTAACTGTTTTGGTGTCATCGAGCTGAGGTTCCTGTTCCAGATAACCTACTGTAAAACCGGGGGAAATCGTGGTTTTACCTTCAAAATTCAGATCAACACCGGCAAGAATTTTTAAGAGAGAACTTTTACCTGATCCGTTTAAACCCAGCACTCCTATTTTTGCCCCGTAGAAATAGGAAAGATAAATATTTTTCAGAACAGGTTTCTTGTCATAAAATTTACTGACCCCTATCATGGAGTAGATCACTTTATTTGCTTCTTCGGCCATATTGTTTCTCCTCTCGTCTAACTGATGTAAGTAATGCTCAGAGCTAAGGGCTGAGTGCTCGGAGCGCTGAATGTTAACTACAGTATGTAAATTATAATTGAGAAAACCGAAATTACAAACAATTATTTCCGATATATTTTATGGTTGAGCAATTCATATGAATTTCAATTAATATTTTCAACTCTGGCACAAAATTTGTATAATATTGAACAATTCCCCAAAGATTTGGAAAGTTTTGAGCTGCGAGTTGAGCATGGAAAATACTGTTTGAAGGTCACCTGCGTATTGCGTCTTTTATTTTACTTAAAAAAACTGAAAAATAATAACTCTGAAATGGCATATGCCGGTGCTCGTAAATATTGTATAATTTTAGTTAAAGTTATGCTTTGTTTGTGCGGAGTGTCATTTCGACCGAAGCTAAGCGAGTGGAGAAATCTCAAGTCCAATAAAAATGGCATTTTCAGATTCCTCCATTACAGTCGGAATGACGAAAATGCCTGTTTCGTCAGTTCCTGATAGCGGACTTGCACACAAAACAGCATGCAGGAGGTTTGTATGAAAAAAATCACTATTGTATTAATTTTATCAAGTCTGTTGATTATAGCCGGATGCAGCGGACGATCACGACAAACTTTAAAAATAGGTTTTTGCGGGCCATTAACAGGAGATTCGGCAAATTACGGAAAGATGATGACACAGGCAATAAAAATCGCGGTCGTTGAAAAAAATTCCACAGGTGGTATTGGCGGCAAAGTGCCTGTAGAACTTATTGCCGAAGACGATGAAGGCAAAGTGGAAAAAGCAAACGCTGCTATAGAAAAACTGGCAGGTATTGATAAAATATATGGTCTGGTCGGTGCGGTTTTCAGCAGTTGTTCTCTGGCTATAGCACCGAAAGCCCAGGCTAACAAAATTGTGATGATATCACCCTCCTCAACTCACAAAGATCTCACACAAATGGGAAACTTTATATTCCGGGATGTGCTCAGTGACCGTTTGCAGGCGATGATTTTTGCCAAATACGCCTATGAAGTAATGGGCTTGAAAAACGTTGCCATATTACACCTGAAAAACGACTATAGCCAGGGACTGGCAGAAGACTTTTTAAGACAGTTTGAAGCTGATGGAGGAAAAGTTGTGGCCATTGAGTCCGCTATGCAGGGAGATAAAAATTTTAAAACTCAACTAACAAAAATCAGAGGGAAACAGCCTGACGCTTTATTTTTGCCTGACTATATAGCAGAGATTGCCCAAATACTGGAACAGTCCAAACAACTCGGGCTAAGCGTAAATGTATTGAGCGCTGACGGTTTTTCCAATCCTGAAATTTTTGATCTGGCCGGAAACCTGACAAATGGTGTAGTTTTCTCCAATTCTCCGGATGAAAGTTCAATAACAAATAATATAAGGACCGATTTTGAAAATGTTTATGAAAAAACTTACGGACAAAAGCCCGACGCTTTCAGCCTTGATTCTTATGACGCAGCCAAAATAATTATAAACGCTCTGGAAAAAGTTTACGCTGAGTCCTCTGCAAAAGAAAAAAGAACACTGATGCTTAACCGGGAAAAAATCAGGGATTATGTAGCCAAAACTGCTAACTATCCGGGTGTTTCCGGAACCATTACCTTTCTGTCCAACGGTGACGCTCTGAAAAATGTTGGAATATTTACTGTGAACAACAAACAATATAAACAAGTAGGTATTTTTAAGACCGAAAATGGAAAATTGATTCAAGTGCAATAGTAAAGTTATTTAATAATGGATAACGGTTTTCTTTTTCATATACAGGTCACTGAATTGCTGCAGCATTTCGTTAACGGTCTGTCCATAGGCAGCATTTATGCGCTGATAGCTCTTGGTTATACTCTGGTGTATGGGATCCTGAAATTCATCAACTTCGCTCACGGTGATATTCTGATGATGGGAACATATGCCGGACTCTTTATTTATAACGCCTATAGACCACCTGAGCAGGGATTTTTAACAATAGTTATATTCCTTTTAGCTATGATTGGAGCCATGATAACAAGTTCTGTATTAGGTGTTATTGTGGAAAAGCTGGCATACAAGCCATTAAGAAAGGCTCCCAGACTTGCCCCGTTGTTAAGCGCAATCGGTGTGTCCATAATTCTTATGAACAGTGCCGCATTATTTTTCGGGACCAAATCCAGAAAGTTTGATTATCCAT harbors:
- a CDS encoding mechanosensitive ion channel family protein, with translation MLLLVVEPYIAFSVTFLVALFIAFIFEKVFLNKLQVIAAKTKWEGDDIILGVLKGKSFILISVCGLYLATLSLRFEANILNAIQNLVMALIILVFTWILARITAAFFYLYSSKNKSIVPSISILSNLSQLLVYVIGALIILQSLGLSITPILTALGVGGLAVALALQDTLSNLFSGIYLILSRKVKPGDYIKLDSGEEGYVMDITWRNTVIRALANNHIIVPNNKVATAIITNYHLPEKELSLVIDLGVSYSSDLDKVEKVTIETAKEIMKEIQGGVPSFEPFVRYNKFDDFSINFSVILRIREFVDQYLIKHEFIKRLHKRFRKYDIEIPFPVRTVYIKEDEKTDKKNSKAEIELPEH
- a CDS encoding NAD(P)/FAD-dependent oxidoreductase is translated as MEKFDVIIIGTGPAGLNCAYHLINSGLKVLVLEKNKTIGPKVCAGGFTQKTLDYLRFPSEQLDFSYDTIYFNTPHIHTKIKFQRNFAYTIDRKNLGQWMLSRLEQNNNITLRTETLVTAINKEYVTTNRNYCIKYKWLVGSDGSNSSVRKFLGLKNSITGMAMQYLVCSEKYRNFEIYYDSKLFKAWYAWIFPHKDYVSIGCGSDPKVLSTIECKRNFHIWLKNNKINTTGARFEVFPINYDYKGHVFGNIFLTGDAAGLASGFTGEGIYQALISGQEAARQIISGVADISLEMAGTIKYNRRHRQILNILIKTGHWRGLLLDIIALSLKIKSIARRVLDIVA
- a CDS encoding PAS domain-containing protein, translated to MFNKIISTTTDSLIKDQQKQIEHLQNIINSQSQTITEQNSQISILGKEIDDLITNTPGYHFHGFRDGSIIIRDKKIVELSGYNMEDFNSKKIKWTDLVIAEDRLTFKQTLINALKNGEPYIREYRIRSKNGETHWIQERGVITQTQNKDFIVDGIFFEITERMLARQKIIANEIKLNFVFNNLSSGILLFDKNTGNFHSNRVYREIFDLEQDMEIADFPCVFWVDRMIHDEFHNILNQNKKIFNFESEIRTAKGEIKSVTCSALQENGWLLMSFTDITNQKIISRQKRLIETHERLKLMTGGLSHDFNNLLAVLMGNLELAMLNLPENNFLAEALIVTDKMSEIVRQLLRISIPKYMTKINEVNLTAVMNDVLDSIASNTKYPDVHINIKSVETNPSVNADSGQIKKIFKTIIENSLDALGKNTTDKKIKSLLINISQVSLNINQIDVLLRTNLEANKMLLADDIKSGNYIKITITDNGSGIETKNIKKIFDPYFSTKERGQQRAMGLNLTETGLLILANKGFICCRSRIGQGTVFDIYFPVVV
- a CDS encoding ankyrin repeat domain-containing protein; this encodes MTNRIKGFFISLIIVLGLNGCNNIPTSSKIEKALKQGNSQKALNLLQNEESQEDLAANGKILLVSAIQNNRINVIRFLIKKGITFDLDEISPTNPLTSAIHKNNVDIILLLVNKTGPKLSKEEILPILDMFKDHPDIVQLKIADLKQSKKQGGSADNSVFFQAAAKGDMQTVEQLINTQQIDKDAQDDQGKTALMLAAENGHLNLVKLLADNGADLNAVDQNNETALILAAKKGYLLIIIYLLDHKADSTLRNLNGLTAFLEAIMNDQDDAAHKIFEKTKEKIGPTDLKKAIEVSDKKNNKNTTDWLKDTLSDKKPIISEASLQKKNNKLQIAKPSESKVEKPVGKDTKNQAKNKEILLAALGETKNKKILDIIKTNNGDINGHDKNGQTPLMLAAANNDIQIITLLIQDGANINILDLDGNTALMIAALNDNAQAIRTLSQYNVDINAKNKNGQTALMITALYDKTTAMRELIKLGADLNKTNNNGQSALVFAAYQNNENAARILLEAGIDKNLRDTYGFTAMDWAKRRNNQNIINLLNS
- a CDS encoding M48 family metallopeptidase is translated as MTIVTCLKKFALVSIFISIFALLGCNDVMYTSRSRALLIPEDKMMQMGEESYKEIKATSDIITSGSDWQEIMLVGNRLVKAADESLQDMNMQDRSKYFDWEFCLIKNDAVINAFCLPGGKIAVYSGIMHVAKGEAQLAVVMAHEIAHALAQHGNERMSQELLVSMGSDLLNKAIEKNSPEIKNAYNTVYGLGSSVIVLLPYSRLQETEADRIGLILMARAGYNPEAAIYFWDAMNKAGTAKIPEFLSTHPSDTTRMEDIKKFIPEAMKYYKAVS
- a CDS encoding response regulator codes for the protein MKLPLKSDKNKFSFFIIDDSMSITKTLKEMIESFEGKYIGNASNSTEAFSQLVKYINEIDFILLDILMPDISGLKIIPAIKTINPNFKIIMLSALSSPANIQQAISLGASHFIAKPFRVDQFFNVIKTLCESSIKDSNTSIHETKKDFTKIHALIIEDSNLSANFIRTKLESLGCKVVGIAHRGQQALDILNKVPSINLAVLSMVLPDMDGLSLIIKINMFDPDIKIIMFSAKDDARSIEKTKELGVDYYISKSNFTDRQLYEALYELFTDL